The Haloplanus sp. GDY1 genomic sequence TGTGTATACAGTGTGTACGAAGGAGTGTATGGGTTTCGGTGGTCAGAGCCAGTCGACTTTCTCGATCCCGCGCTGTTGCGCGTTTCAGATGGACCCTTGTGGGATTGAAGCGGTTAGTTTCGGTACTCGTCGATGTCGACGACCCGCTTCGTCTTGGGATGTGTGAGGTCGCGGTCCGACGAGACGACAGGCGCGTTCAGTTCTCGGCCGACGGCGGCGATAAGGCCATCCGCCCCCGCGAGAAACGGTCCCTGTGGCCCGATTTCGTCGGCGATCACCCCGGCAACCTCCGACGTCTCCGTCCCCGTCTCGTAGACTTCTCCCCAAGAGAGGTCGGCTTTCGCCTCAGCCACATCGCCGTCCGGGTCGTTCCCTTCTCCGACGAGGACTTCAGCGTAGGCCGGTGCTGGAAGGATGAACCGGTCGTTTTCGTTGGAAAGCAGGTACTCGGCGGTGGCGTCAACACCGTTCAGGTAGTCGATGAGAAACGTCGCGTCGAGTACTTTCATCCGTCATCCGCCAGCCGACGAGTCCGCTCTTTCGACTTCTGCGTGGATTTCTCGCGGGCGTCTCGGACGCGGTCGGCGTGTTCGTCTGACCACCGACCAAACCCGGCGAGCAGGTCGCGGTCGTCTTCGAGCATACGCCGTAGCACGTCGTTGTAGCTCTCCCCCTCCCTCCGCCGACGGTCCAGTTCTCGCTTCACCGTGTCGCTCACTCGAATCTGTTCGTCAGCGGTTGACATCTTACGTTGACGTTGGCGTTGACACGGCTTAGTCGTTGGGCTTCGGGCCAGTCGACTTTCTGGCGCTCTCGATCCTGCGCCACCGGAGAAAACGTCCCCCGACGGTGATCGGGAAACGTCTCCGGATCGTTCCACCTGCCCCCGTCACAGACCAGCGACGGACCACGACCCCCGGCGCACCTGAGGGACGCTCCTCGTCGACGATGTCTCCGGTTTCAGACGGCACCCTCGTGAGGTTGCCCTCCGACAACGACGATCGGGTGATCCAGATACGACGTTTCGGGCGGGCGTTGGCGGCGGTGCCCGATTCGGCGCGAGCGCCCCGCCCTCACGCCAGCGCCTCGACCAGCGCCGCCCCCTCCACGAACGGCACGTCGTGTCGTCGGGCGTACGTCCGCGCGTCGGCCGTCGAGAGCGCCCCGCCGGTGTCGTCGTCGAGCATCTCACAGCCGGCGACCGCAGGGGCGACGCCGGCCTCGCGGGCCAGCGCCAGCCCCAGTTCCGTATGGCCGCGGCGCTCGCTCAGGAGTCCCGGTGCCGCCCGGAGGAGGTGGACGTGGCCCGGCGTCCGGAACTCCGCCGCGAAGTCGTCGACGCCGTAGTCGTCGTCCCCGCTCACCTCGCCGAGACGGCGGATGGTCAGCGCCCGGTCGTCGTCGGTCACGCCGGTGAAGCCGTCGCGATGGTTGACCGTCAGCGAGAACGACGGATGGGCGTCGTACCCCAGGTCGGTGTGGTCGTTCGCTGGGTGGTCGAGTTCCTCGTGGAGGAAGGGCAGGTCGAACCGCTCGGCGACGGCGTCGGTGAGGGCGACGAAGACGAGGCCGCCGCCGTCGTTGCGCAGGCGTCCGACGGCCGCCGGCGTCACCGCGCTCGCGGGATAGAGGAGGTCGGTCTCTCCCTCGCGGTCGTCGGCGTCGTGAACGAGCACCGGGTCGCCGTCGCGGAAGGCGGCGACGACCCGGTCGAGCGCGCCGACCGCCTCGCTCCGGCCCCGCATCGTCACGCGTCCCCCAGGTGAACCGTCAGGCGGTCCCCGTCCGAGAGGTCGAGTGCGTCCCGGAGTTTGTCCGGAGCGATGAGTTCGAGCTGGGTGGCGTCGTGGTGGGTGCGGTCCGGGACGATGACGTGGGCGCCGTCGTACGACTCGCCGTCGACCTCGACCCGAGCCGCGTAACACGTCGCCGGTCCGAAGGTGCGCTCGTCGTCCTCCCACCCGTCGATGGGCGTCGCGCCGGTTTCGAGGGCGTCCATCTCCCCGCGGGCCCGGACGCTTTCGGGAGTCAGTTCGACGTTGAGCGTCCCGGGGAACGGCTCGTAGCCCAGGCGCTCGCGGAACTGCGTCATGTAGCCGGACAGCGAGATGTAGTGACGCCCCTCGCCCATGCCGCTCGTGACGGTGCCGTCGAGGGAGAGTGCCGCCTCGTCCTCGAACAGCCGCCGGTAGTCGGCGTACTCGCGCCTGAGCGCCGCCGCCCCGTCGTCGGTGAGGGCGACGAACTGCCCGTCCGCCAGCACCTCCCGGTCGAGGAGGCCGGCGTCGTCCAGCCGCTGGAGTCGTCGAGAGGCCGTCTGGGCCGACGTGCCGAGGCGATCGGCCAGGCCGGAACACGAGACCTTCGTCCGCCCCGAGAGGCCCCCGTCGAGTCCGATCCGCTTCAGGGCGGCGAGTTCGTCGTGCCCGACCGACGACGCCGCTGCGCTCTCTGCCATACCCGGGCTTGTTACTCGCCGCGTATAAGCATACCGAATACGGTATGCATCTCGAAATCGTGATGGAGTGTCGTCGGGCGGGTCACGGCGGTCGCTCGCCTTCCGGGCGACGCGGTCCGTTCTCGGTCACGCCGGCAGGGCGACGCCGGCGATCAGCGACCCGCCGACGGCCGACACCGCGAACGCGCCGATACCGAGAGCGAGCAACAGAAACAGCAGTACCCACCAGAGTGGAATCGCGTTCGACTCTTGCATACCTACCCGTCGTCGTGGCGTCCCCAAAAAACAACCCCTTCAGCCCAGGAGCCAGCGGAGGAACCCGGAGCGCTCGCTCCCCGCTTCGTCCTCGCGGTCCGCCTCCGTGTCGTCGTCCGTGTCGTCGTCGGTTCCGTCGTCCGCATCGTCGAGCGTGACGGAGCCGTCGTCCGGCGTTCCCTCCTCGGTTTCGGTTGCTTCCGCCGACTCGCGGGCCGTCTCCTCGGCGTCGGCGACGACGACGCCGTCCGCGTCGTGTGTCGGCTCGTCGGCCGTCGGCTCGTCGGCCGTCGGCGCGAGCGCGTCGTCGTCGAGCAACTCGGCCGCGAGTCGGCGGTAGGCACCGGTCGCGGGTGCGTCGGGGGCGGCGACGACCAGGGGGTCGCCGGCCGCTGCTGCGGCCGCCACCGCCGGGTCCTCGGGGATCGATCCGCGGACGGTGACGCCGAGGCGGTCGGCGACGGCCGCCACGCCGTCGGTCCGCGAGCGGTCGGCGGCGCGTTCCCCGTCGCCGTCCGTCGTCGCTCGCGTCACCACCGCGCCCCACACGGGCGTTCCGAACCGGTCGGCCACCTCGCGCGTCTTCGCCGTGTCGCCCAGCGCGCCGGGTTCGGCCGTCGACACCAGAATCACCTCGTCGGCCACCCGGAGGGGTTCGACGCTGTCGTGACTCAGCCCCGCGGAGGTGTCGAGCAGGACGACGTCCGCGTCGAGGCCGTCGAGGAGCGTCGAGAGGCCGTCTGGGTCGCCCCGCCCGAAGTCGTCGAGGTCCGTCGACGCCGGGAGTACCGACAGGCCGACTGGGCCCTCGCGGACGGCCGCCGTGATCGTCGCCGTCCCCGCGAGGACGTCGTTGACGGTCGGGCCGGCGTCGACGTCCACCCCGAGGACGCCCGCCAGGTTCCCCATCCCGAGGTCGACGTCCACGGCGACCGTCTCGTGGCCCGCCTCGGCGAGGACGGCACCGAGGTTGGCAACCGTGGTGGTCTTGCCGACGCCGCCTTTCCCACTGGCGACCGCGTACACCCGGCTCATAGGTCGTCAGGAACCTCCGCCGACTGGCATATAACTTTACTCCCCGCTCCACACGCTCACCGCCGCACTCGGGCCGGGCTGTCGGCTCGGATGAACGGCACGTCACCTTCCGTCTCCGCGAACGCCACGCCGCCCCCGTCGGGACGCGAGACCGCCCACGTCGGCAGTTCGGGAACGCCGTAGTCCGCCGGTTCGCAGAACTTCGACGCCACGATCCACGCACGAGCCCGCATCGGTGCTTCCCGGCCTGCCGTCTCCGTCCCCTCCGATCCGTCGTGTCGCACGGTGTCGTCGGCCATGTTTTTAGGCCAGCCTAAAACAACATAACGGTTGCGGTCTCCGGCCCCCGGGCGGTGATCGGCGGGTCGTGATGCCGGTCACGCTCCAGTCAAAGGTTACTTCACCGCGGCCGGCGCTAGATTCGCCAATGAGTACCGACACGCAGGATGCCGACGACGACCGTCGGAAATACGAGTTCCAGAAGGTCATCGAGGACCTGCGGGAGTACGAGGGCTCCGGCACCCAACTCGTCACTATCTACATCCCGCCGGACAAGCAGATCTCGGACGTCGTCGCCCACGTCACGCAGGAACACAGCGAGGCGAGCAACATCAAGTCCAAGCAGACCCGGACGAACGTCCAGGACGCGTTGACGAGCATCAAGGACCGCCTCCGCTACTACGACACCTACCCGCCCGACAACGGCATGGTGATCTTCAGCGGCGCCGTCGACTCCGGCGGCGGCCAGACCGAGATGGTGACGAAGGTCCTGGAGAGCCCGCCGGACCCCATCCAGTCGTTCCGCTACCACTGCGACTCCGATTTCCTCACCGAACCCCTGGAGGGGATGCTCACGGACAAGGGTCTGTTCGGCCTGATCGTCCTCGACCGGCGCGAGGCGAACGTCGGCTGGCTGAAGGGCAAGCGCGTCGAACCGGTCAAGTCCGCCTCCTCGCTCGTCCCCGGCAAGCAGCGGAAGGGTGGCCAGTCGGCCCAGCGGTTCGCCCGCCTGCGTCTGGAGGCCATCGACAACTTCTACCAGGAGGTCGCCGAGATGGCCAACGACCTGTTCGTCCCCGAGCGCCACGACCTGGACGGCATCCTCGTCGGCGGCCCCTCGCCGACGAAAGACGAGTTCCTCGACGGCGACTACCTCCACCACGAACTGGGGGACCTCGTGGTCGGCAAGTTCGACGTCGCCTACACCGACGAGTCGGGACTCCACGACCTCGTCGACGCCGCGCAGGACGTCCTCGCCGATCAGGAGGTGATGAAGGACAAAACGCAGATGGAGGAGTTCTTCGAGAACCTCCACACCGGCGACCTGGCCACCTACGGCTTCGAGCAGACCCGCCGCAACCTCGTGATGGGCGCCGTCGACCGCCTGCTCATCAGCGAGGACCTCCGGAAGGACGTGGTGGTGTACGACTGCGACGGCACCGAGGAGTTCGAGGTGATCGACCGCCGCCACTCGACGCCCGACCACGAGTGTTCCGACGGGAGCGAGGCCGAGGTGAAAGAGCGCGAGGACGTCATCGAACACCTGATGGCCATCGCCGAACAGCGCGGCACCGAGACGAAGTTCATCAGCACGGACTTCGAGAAGGGGGAACAGCTCTACGACGCCTTCGGCGGCATCGCCGGCATCCTGCGTTACTCGACGGGCATCTAATCGGCCACCTTTTTGCTGAGTGCGGGTCCAGGTCCGACCGAATGTCCCTCCTCCGCCGTCTGCTCGCGCGTCGCGACGACCGCCCCCT encodes the following:
- a CDS encoding antitoxin VapB family protein; this translates as MSTADEQIRVSDTVKRELDRRRREGESYNDVLRRMLEDDRDLLAGFGRWSDEHADRVRDAREKSTQKSKERTRRLADDG
- a CDS encoding P-loop NTPase → MSRVYAVASGKGGVGKTTTVANLGAVLAEAGHETVAVDVDLGMGNLAGVLGVDVDAGPTVNDVLAGTATITAAVREGPVGLSVLPASTDLDDFGRGDPDGLSTLLDGLDADVVLLDTSAGLSHDSVEPLRVADEVILVSTAEPGALGDTAKTREVADRFGTPVWGAVVTRATTDGDGERAADRSRTDGVAAVADRLGVTVRGSIPEDPAVAAAAAAGDPLVVAAPDAPATGAYRRLAAELLDDDALAPTADEPTADEPTHDADGVVVADAEETARESAEATETEEGTPDDGSVTLDDADDGTDDDTDDDTEADREDEAGSERSGFLRWLLG
- the ribB gene encoding 3,4-dihydroxy-2-butanone-4-phosphate synthase; its protein translation is MRGRSEAVGALDRVVAAFRDGDPVLVHDADDREGETDLLYPASAVTPAAVGRLRNDGGGLVFVALTDAVAERFDLPFLHEELDHPANDHTDLGYDAHPSFSLTVNHRDGFTGVTDDDRALTIRRLGEVSGDDDYGVDDFAAEFRTPGHVHLLRAAPGLLSERRGHTELGLALAREAGVAPAVAGCEMLDDDTGGALSTADARTYARRHDVPFVEGAALVEALA
- the prf1 gene encoding peptide chain release factor aRF-1, which encodes MSTDTQDADDDRRKYEFQKVIEDLREYEGSGTQLVTIYIPPDKQISDVVAHVTQEHSEASNIKSKQTRTNVQDALTSIKDRLRYYDTYPPDNGMVIFSGAVDSGGGQTEMVTKVLESPPDPIQSFRYHCDSDFLTEPLEGMLTDKGLFGLIVLDRREANVGWLKGKRVEPVKSASSLVPGKQRKGGQSAQRFARLRLEAIDNFYQEVAEMANDLFVPERHDLDGILVGGPSPTKDEFLDGDYLHHELGDLVVGKFDVAYTDESGLHDLVDAAQDVLADQEVMKDKTQMEEFFENLHTGDLATYGFEQTRRNLVMGAVDRLLISEDLRKDVVVYDCDGTEEFEVIDRRHSTPDHECSDGSEAEVKEREDVIEHLMAIAEQRGTETKFISTDFEKGEQLYDAFGGIAGILRYSTGI
- a CDS encoding DUF120 domain-containing protein; the protein is MAESAAASSVGHDELAALKRIGLDGGLSGRTKVSCSGLADRLGTSAQTASRRLQRLDDAGLLDREVLADGQFVALTDDGAAALRREYADYRRLFEDEAALSLDGTVTSGMGEGRHYISLSGYMTQFRERLGYEPFPGTLNVELTPESVRARGEMDALETGATPIDGWEDDERTFGPATCYAARVEVDGESYDGAHVIVPDRTHHDATQLELIAPDKLRDALDLSDGDRLTVHLGDA
- a CDS encoding PIN domain-containing protein; this translates as MKVLDATFLIDYLNGVDATAEYLLSNENDRFILPAPAYAEVLVGEGNDPDGDVAEAKADLSWGEVYETGTETSEVAGVIADEIGPQGPFLAGADGLIAAVGRELNAPVVSSDRDLTHPKTKRVVDIDEYRN